The DNA window GGCCAGGGCTGCTGgagctcccctctccccttcccccacctgtACGATGTGCCTTTGGGATGAGGAGCACCGGCTGCGAGGTGTGAGACGTCAGCTCTGACGCAGACCGGCTGCCGACCGTGGACAGGTCCCTAGTCCGAGTCCTCATCAGCGAGACCTGCGCCACGCACTGGCCGCTCTCCTCAAAAAGTCGGTCACTGGGGATCAAAGTGGGAGGCGAGGCACCCCACCCAGATTGTGAGTTGGATCCCCACGAATGTGCCCTGGGGTGATGCCAACAAAGGCTTTGTGGAGAAGGGGCCATGGCACCAAACCTTGGAAATCCTGAGGGTGTCAGTAGGTGGAGACCACACTCCAGGGCCCCCACCGCGAGCCACGACCCCTTTCTCAcctttccccacctcctgggGCCACTCGGAAACAATTGGTACCTCTGCCTGagaccctcaccccctgcccttGTCCTGCAGTTTCTGAAGCGGAATCCCAGCCAACGTATCGGGGGTGGCCCCGGGGACGCCGCTGATGTGCAGGTGGGTCTGGGACCATTACGAGGGGCAGGGCTGAGACCCCAAGGGTGTCTGGGTGCAGGGGGCAGGGCTCTAGGGCAGGGAGAGTCTCTGAGGGAGCCACGGAGGGTGAAATGTTGGCACGTTTGGGGGCACTCTGCCCACAGAGGCACCCCTTCTTCCGGCACGTTAATTGGGACGACCTCCTGGCCCGCCGCGTGGACCCCCCTTTCCGGCCCTCCCTGGTGAGTGGAGGTCCCACTGGCCTGCGGGCGGGTGGAGGGCCCTGTCCTGGACACCCCTGACTCTCCCCCTGGGGTGCCCACAGCAGTCGGAGGAGGACGTGAGCCAGTTTGACTCCCACTTCACGAGGCAGACGCCGGTGGACAGTCCAGACGACACGGCCCTCAGTGAGAGCGCCAACCAGGCCTTCCTGGTGAGGTCTGGGGGCCTGAGGGTTAGGGGGACACGGGCAGGGGTGTGGCCAAGGAGCGGTGGACCCTGAGCATCGcctggccccgcctctgccccCTAGGGCTTCACGTACGTGGCGCCCTCCGTCCTGGACAGCATTAAGGAGGGCTTCTCCTTCCAGCCCAAGCTGCGCTCCCCCAGGCGCCTCAACAGCAGCCCCTGGACCCCCATCAGGTACCGTGGGGTGGGGGCCCGTTCTAGCTTTGGCTCTGCCGTCAACCCCAGGGCTGCCTTGGCCGTCTCTGAACCAGCTTCagcctctgtttctctgtctacCATGGGGACCTCTATGGCAGGGGCTGCCTGGGTGGGCACTTGACTGCATCCTGGCCCCGTGCCAGTAAATGCTGactctgccttggtttcccctgCAGCCCCCTGAAGTTCTCGCCTTTTGAGGGATTCCGGCCCAGCCCCGGCCCACCAGAGCCCCCGGAGCCCCCTCTACCCCCTCTCCTGCTGCCGccgctgccaccaccaccaccctcgagcactgcccccctccccatccgACCCCCCTCAGGGACCAAGAAGTCCAAGAAAGGCCGTGGGCGCCCTGGGCGCTAAGAGGGTGGGTGGAGATGAGGGCAGCGGGACCCCGGGCCAGTTCCAGAGACCTGGGGCTGTGCCTAGGGGTACAGGAGTGAGTGTGCGTGAGTGTGTCTCTGCTGGGGGCGGCCGTGCCCCTGAATCATGAACACGAAGGACTGCAGACTACGGCTGCCAGTTGAGGGGGGCTGCCCCCCTGGCCTCCCGCAGTTGAGCTGTGCCCTTGGATTATTAAAGTATTCAATCATGGCTCTGACCTGGCTTCTCCTTTGGACTTCTGGGGCAGGGGCGGGTGGGGTCGTGCCGGGAGGAATCCCTGCTAAGGGATGGGAGGGGCCGTGACAGGACCACAGAACGGAGGGGCCGGAGGGGTTTTATTTCAGATGGCTGCCCAGTGCCCCTGGGGACGGATGGCCTTCCTGGAGGGGCCAGGGATACACAGACTTGGGGACTAGAACTCGTGGCGGGGAGTGACTGTCTGAGGCTCTCCAAGCGGGGGTGTGGGTGACACGAGCCCAGGGCAGGCTGTGTCCAGCCATGGCAGCTCGGGAAGCAGAGGCGCAGTGGCTGGGATGTGGCACCAGGGCTGGCTCCTACAGTGCGGTGACGTGGAGGCCCTGGCCCCCAGCTGCCCTACTGCTGTCGTCCCAGGCCGCGCTGCCAGCGAAGGCGTGCAGGTCACTCAGCAGGGCCTCGGCGCTGCCCCTTGAGCCCACCGGCCCCTGGGAGCCGAGGCCCAGGCCCCCTTCGGCATCCTCGTCATAGGCTTCCTCGGCCGGCTCCGGGGTCTGCTGTGGGCTGGGCCCCTCTCCACGCTGCGCCCCTTCCTGGGATTCACGCTCCCCGTGGCCACCACCCAGGTCGTAGTCATCTTCTGCGTCCTGCTCGTCCTCCTGCCGCTCCAGGTCCTCCTCTGGCGACCCCAGCTCAGCCCGGAGCCAGCGGCCTGGCGGGCTGGCCCAGAGCAGGCGGCGAGTGCGGCCCCACAGCGCGGCGCCCAGGCGGGCCGGGTGGTAGTAGCCCCCCGAGTCCCGGCTCAGGCGGCGCCAGGCCAGCGCCAGGCCGgcggccagcagcagcagcagcagcagcagcaggacaaCAGTGACCGAGGAGCTGGAGCCCGGGCTGTCCTTGGCACCGCTGCCTGAGCCCAGGACCCCGGGCAGGGCCAGCAGTGCCCAGAGCCCTAGGACGCAGGGCAGGTCCTGTGGGGAGACAGGAAGGGGCTCACTGCCTGGGGTTGGTTGCCTCTTGGGTAAGACAGGGACAGTCAAGCAGAAAAGCCCAAGTCCTTAGTCAGTAAGGCCTCTCCTGGCTCTGTGATGTCCGCCAGCGATGCGTCCTCCTCCCTCtcgcctccctctctcccactgcACCGCGTAAGCCGGCTCCTGCCTGGGGCCTGTGCACCGgctgttccttctgtctggaatgctccATCCCCCCCGAGAGCCACAGGGCTCCCTGCTCACCCTGGCTCAAGGCACCTCAGCGCGGCCTAAGCTGGCCTGGATTACTACCCTGACATTCATCCCCGCAGCCCAGCCCTGCTTTACCCTCCTACCGGCTCCCCGACACAGGAGATAACTCTGCCTGTTTAGTATGCTTATTCTTCTATCTTCCCCCCAGGAAGACGGGGATCTTTTTGCCTTCAGCACCTAAACAATTTCTAGcgcagagtaggtgctcaagaaatatctgTAGAGACTCTGCCCCCgggaggaggggatggaagggaaggaaggcacCTGCAAGACTGGTGTCGGAGCTGGCTCCTcctgaggcccagggtggggggACCGAGCCCGAGGCAACCGTGTAGCCTCCATTTGGCCAGGTCCCAGGATGGGGGTCACTGAGACCCCTCTACCTCCCTCCCAGCCACGGGGACTGCCCCAGCTGCAGCGTTTCCTGCAGCATTTCCGTTCAACTCTCCGTCCCTGGGGCCTCGGGCCTCgcagggccaggggctgggggaggcgggTGCAGCTGCCAGAGGAAGCCTGCGGTCGGAACAAGGCAGCTGGGGGGGTGTGCGGGGGGAGGGGTGCCGAGATGCAAGCaagccttcccccaccccgcaCTGTCTGCCCAGGCTCCAGGGATGCGAGGAGAGGCTGTGCCGAGCCCCAGCTCCCGAGCAGAGTAGGTAAGAGTCCGCCTGGGGGTCTTGAAGGGGGGCCGGGCACGGAGTGGGGCACTGGGGGGCCACCCCCTGAATCTTGAGGGAGGCCCAGGTCTGACGTGAGGTGAGAGGAAggcccagcctctgccccctgcccGGCTGCTCCTGCCCCCGGGCCCGCGGGGGGTCCTTCCTTAGCTCCCGGGGCCTAGACATTCCAGCCCTGACCTCCTGTGGCCCCCACCCCAAGGACCCAGCAGGCTCCACGCTCACCATCGGTCTGCTGGCCTCCCAGCGCCGGGCGCCCACCTCCAGCCCTGGCCGTGTGGAGCTAGAAATGAGCTTGCGCTCTCGACGCACCTGGGGTTTACTCGGCGCTTCCGCTTCCTGCCCACGACACCCCGCTCAGCCCTCCCTGCGACAGGACCCTCgtcgccccccccacccctctcagAACCACCTTGATCCACACCAGATCCTCACCGGCCTCTCCCCGGGCCAGGCTGGGGCtatggggggcggggcgggggatgCTCACGGTCCCCCAGAACtttcccacatttatttatttatttattattattatttttaaaaataattctttattttatttatttatttttggctgtgttgggtcttcgtttctgtgcgagggctttctccagttgcggcgagagggggccactcttcatcgcagtgcgcgggcctctcactatcacggcctctcttgttgcggagcacaggctccagacacgcaggctcagtagttgtggctcacgggcctagttgctccgcggcacgtgggatcttcccagaccagggctcgaacccgtgtcccctgcattggcaggcggattcttaaccactgcgccaccagggaagccctttcccaCATTTATGATCCATGGGGGCGCCCTATGTCCCCAGGGGTCCAGACTTCCTTTCCCAGTCCCACCCTTGCAGCAGAAGGGCAAACCTGGCTTttagaaagagaattttatttggaATGAAAATATAGAGCCCATCCCTCCTGCTTCctcaggggagggagcaggggggctgggtgggggtgagggagatggTCCCTCAGAGTAGAAGCTCTCCTGGGTACAGAAATCTTCCCCAGTAATAATGACCAAAGCCAGGCAGTGGCTCCAGCCTAGGCCCACAGGATGGGTCCGGGTGTGGACTGGTCCCTGAACCTGCCCCAGAAACCGTCAGCGCGGGCAGGGGCAGCCAGCCGGAGTCAGTGTGACCTGCCAGCGGAGGCTGAGTGagaaaggggtgggaggaggaggtgaaTGGGGAGTGGCGTCCACTGGGCCTGAGGTCTAGGCGTCTCCATTTTCCATGCGGCCGAGCTGCTCCTCCAGGCGGCAGATGCGTTCCCCCTGCTCCTTGACCAGCGCTCTCAGTGCTCGCAGCTCCTGCATCACCTCCTCCAGCTTCCCAGCCTCCTGCAGGGACATGAGCGGGGGGGCAGGGGTTTCGGAGCTGCAGCCCTCCCCAAATCTACTATCAGGCAGAGGggtctgaggcccagagaggggcagtgagTGGTTCAGGCAGGCACAGCAGACCTGGGCAACACCTGGGCTTCCCAACACCACCCTGAGCTGAGGGGCACCTACCCCGGCTCCGGCAAGGCTGCCGCCAGGGGCGGCAATACTGGTGAAGGCAGCAGGCGTGGAGGCCCCCGGGCGGGGGGAGCCAGGGGCCGCGGCGGGCCGGCTGTCTGATAACACGTTGCGCCGGTTGACCTTCAGGTCCCGCTGTTTGCTGGGCACGTAGGCTTCCCGCAGGGAGATGAGGATGGGGTTGGCATCCCGCCCGCTCACCCACTCCTCTGCCTCCAGGGCCGCCTCAGGCCCAGCCGTGTCGGGGTACAGATCATCCTGGAAGAGGTCCGACTGGGCGGGGGGGGAGGTCTGGGTCAGCTGGGGCCCACCTGCAGGGTCCTCTAGTCTGGACCCTGAATGGCCACCTCCTCAACACTCTCCTGGCCTCCAGGCTTGCACCCTGTCAACCCATCTTCCCATGGTCTGACCCCTAGTGACCTTTCTAAAGCTCAAATCTGTTCTTTCACTTCCCTCTGGACACCACCAACAGCTCCCTCTGAAGATTCCCCCCACCTTCCCAAGCAGGGGCCAGCTACGTGGCTTTGTGGGACGCTGGGATCCACGTCTGTGCCCTGTGGACAGTTAGTTCCTGGGGCTGGCCCCGTCAAACTCGTCCTCAGCTCTGCTCCCTGGACGTGCCTGGCACGCTACCCTGTGCCCTCAGTAAACGCTGGCTGGAGAGAAATGAAGCACGTTCAAGGCTCTCAGCTGGGGCGCAGAGGCCGAGCCACATGTGGCCGAATCCCCACCTCACGGGAGCCTCCACTGCAGCCGGACTCCCCGCTCCTCTTTCCATTCCCACCTCTGTGCCTTCGCCTGGCTTACTACCCACCCCTCATTGGAGGCCCTGCCCCAGCCATGCTGTTGGTCCTGCCTTGCCTCCTACAGGGAGACCTCCAAGGCTGCCCAGTATCTGCCTCCTGCGGCTCATGCAGAGCGAGGCCTCAGTTCACCCTGTGTCTCATCCCTGCCTGCCCCTGGCTGGGCACGCTGGCATCTATCCAGCCCACTGACTACACCCACACTCGGCCATGTCCCATTCACAAGCCTCACCTTGGTCACCCCTGTGTGGTCTGTCTGCTAGAAAGGGAGTGGGTGGGCAGGGAACCAGGTGGCCTTACCTTTCGTGGCACAGTCATGACAATGGGCTCACACTTGCGCTCATGCAGTTTGTAGAACCTGGGaaagggcggggagggaggacCCATGGGTGGAACCTGCCCCCTACCAGCTCTCccagctccctctgccctccccttccaGTCCTTACCCTGGCCCCTCCCACGGGCTGACCCCTGACCCCGGGGCCCCTCTGGGCCAGTTCCTGCTCCTGAGCAGCCCCTACATCCACCTTCTTACCGGGCAATCTCGCACTTGCTGACCTCCAAGCCCCTCTTGGGCATGCTGCCCATGCCCCTCTGGGGCTCTCTGCTGGTGAACGTGTTCAGGAAGTGGATGTAGGGGGGCTCGTCTGTGATCTCGAAGTACCGGATGCTGGAGTCACCCTGCAGGGCGGGAGGGGGCAGGGGTCAGCACCCGGGCCTGCCTGACTCTTCCCTGTCcccaccagccctgcccagccctacCTTGCCGCAGACGTAGACCACGCTGGTGTCAGGGTCGTAGAAGGGCAACAGAGCCCCGTTGCTAGAGTCCAGCTCCTGCAGGGCCATGGGCTCCCCGAAGTCTTCCTGGCACATGGGGTGAGGGGCAGTCAGGCCAGGTCAgaacctcccctctcccctcactgtCCTAACCCTTCACTGGGACTGGCCCCAGCGAGCCTCACAAGCCGGCTGGCACTGCCCCTACCACTGTCACCCTTTGCCCACACGGTGTAGCCCCGCCAGGCCCTCctggctcccctccctccactcccacgATCCCATTGTCCCCGCCTACTCCAGGCCTTCAGACTACCCCCAGGCCACCAAGCAAGTACTGAGAAAGTCCCTACCACGCGGGAGCCAGGGGTGCCGGGCAGCACTAGCTGCTGTCTCAGAGGGGCCCCTGGAGGTCACTAGACAGAAGGTTAAGCCTGTGGGACAGAGCACTTCACAGGAAAGGCTGGAAGCCTCCCTGGAGAAGGGGACTTCTGCACTGGGCCTCGAAGGACAGCCGAGTGGAAACAGACAAGCAAAGGAGGGAAGGGCCTTTCAGGGGGCAAGAACACTGTGGGCAGACACGGAGGCAGGTGGAGGCGGTGGGGGAGGCCAGAgagcagggggcagggagaggagaggctggCAGGGCTCCAGGTCCTGGGTGCCTCAGGTGCCAGGCTGAGAACCTGGGAACGACAGGCCTCTCCAGGTGACCTCCGCCCTCCTCGCCCAGGGTGGAGCCCGTCTTGAGGCTGCCCGCTAGGGCCGGCCGGGCCACTCACTGGGTCCCAGAGCGCCAGCTGCCGCTCGCTCATGCGGCTGAAGCCCGTGGTGAACACCTTGCCGTCTGCCAGGAAGATGGCCCGCATGGGCCGGGCCCCCTCGTGAGCCTTCTCCCGCTCCTGCCGGGGAGATGGAGTGGTCAGTGTGGAGCCCCAAGAGAGCCCCTCGGCCAGTCTGCGGCCATCCTCACCCTCCAGGGCCACGTACCGCCACCAGAGTTCCCCGGCGGGGGTCAATGATGCGCACGCTCTTGTCCTTGCACGCGGTGCAGAAGAGACTGCCGTTGCGGTTCCAGCTGATGTTGTAGATGAGGTCGGGGTGCAGGCTGTCCAGGCGGTACAGCTCCTCCGCCGTGCCCACGTTCCAGATGAGCACCACGTTGTCGCAGCCTGCCGGGCGGGGCGCCGTCAGCTCTGACCACCCCCCTGGGACCCGACCCGGCACTCGACCTCTGTGGGCCTCAGCCTTCCTGGGTGTCAGACGGGCCTGGGAGAGGGTGTGGGATGCTGCGGAGCTGTGTGCAtcgaggggcagggcaggggcggcGGTGCAGACCTGCGCTGAGCAGCACGTTGCGGGCCGTCGGGTGCCAGGTGATGATGCCCACTCGCTTGGTGTGCCCCTCTAGCGCCACCACGGGCTCTGTCAGCGGGGAGACCAGCCCGTTCTCCGGGATCTGCCAcacctggggagaggaggggaggggagggcagctgAGGCCCCTGCTTGGCCCCGCTGCCAGGAGCCTTGAGCCACATCTGCGACCCCCGCCCCATCACAGCCCCATGCCTCACCATGACCGTGCAGTCCTCCGAGCCGCTGGCGATGACTTCGTCATTGTGGGGACACCAGTCAATGTCCAGGACAGGTCCTGTGTGTCCACACACTGTCGGGTAGGCCTTGTCAATGCGGCCGGTCTGCAGGCATGAGGAGGGCAGTCAAGGGGGACCCAAGATGCCCAGGCTCCATCCCTCCCAGAACTTCAGCCCTCCCCTCTGTGGACGAGGAATGACGCGGTTGGCCTGGCCCACAGATGGCCCAGATGTGACTCTCACCCTGCCTCCTCCTGACCCACCTCTTCCTCACAGGTGTCACCAGGTGAGCAGGAGATGTTTGTTGCCTCTGACCCTGACTCCATGGCAATAAAAAACAGACTTTCTCTATCTGGGCTAACACCTCCCAGGCAGTAAATGTGGATTACGACACCTGCCCGGCAGTGTGGGGGTGGGCAAATTATGGGTTGTGAAGTGCGCAGAGAGACCTGGCAGATGCGACCAAGCTGGCTCCAGTGTCCTCCCAGCCCCGCTGGGGCCCACCTTGCTTAGCGGGAGCACCAGGAAGGCGCCTCCACCGCTGGCCTCCACAATCACTGCCAGGAACTTGGGGTTGACGGCGCAGAAGGTGCTGTCCCAGGTGACACGGGACACTCGAATGTCCTCATAGCACTGGTCATTCTTGACAGGCTGCCCGAACACATGTCGGAATTTGCTCTGCCGAACCACTTTGCGGAACATGACTGCAGGATTGAGAAGCATAGGTCAGCCTCTGCCCATCCCAACAACCCCCAAGCCTCCCAGGGCTGCACgaagggagtggggaggatgCAACAGGGCGCCTGGGCCTTATCACCTGCCTGGCTCTCAGTTTCCCAAGTTACAGGATAGGGTCACAGGGCAGACCTGGCTGCCTATCCCCAAGGCGGGATCTGAAGGCAGAAGTGCATTGACCTCCTGCAGAACCACTGCTGAGTCCTGAGGGGCTCTGCTGGACGCTACCCAGGGCCTCTCCCCGGCCTCTGGTATGcgtgtgggggaggggggaggtgccCGAGCCAGTGCAAGCTTAGCTGCTTGGTGGGTCCTAGTCAGTTCCCAGCAGGCTCCTTCCTGCCCAGGATTTGGAAGCAGGGTGATGGGGAGGACAGACAGAGGAGGCCGGAATGATCTCCGTTGTGCGTCCGCGCTAGGTCACAGTTCTGGGTCCCACGGAATGTGCAGTGCCTGCAGGAATGTGCAGGGAGCCCCAAGCCGGTCCAGGGGGCCTGGCAGGACTGGGGGGGGGGTCGGGACGCCGCTCCCAGCCACAGAGCATCCCAGAGCGCCCTCAGAGCGGGGTCCAAGGTGAAGCAGGAGCCCAACTTCAAGGATCCCGGTCTGGCAGGGGAGACGCTGAGCGGCCAGGGGGAGTTGGGACTGAGGGTGGGGCGCCGCGGAGGGGAAGGGCTCCTCGGACTCGcgacccccaccccagccccctgcgGCTCTGCCCCCGAAGTCCTGCCCAACCCCCCGCCTgcgcccccagccccggcccgtCGCGCTCACCAGGGACGCCGGGAGGCTGCAGCACTGTCCTCGGGTGGCTCCGTATCCCAGTCTCTGGGAAGCAGGAAGCGGGAATCAGGAAGtgacagaggagagaggggcggggggccgggggcggggcgggggctcaAGGGGGCGGGGCCGAGGTCACGcgcggaggggcggggcgggaggctGTGAGCTGTTGCCTGGCAGGCCGGAGCCTGAGGAGTGCGCGGGCCGGGGCCTCAgggggcgcgggggcggggcctgggcggggccTGAGAGAGCTCCGCCCCACAGCTCCCTGTCCCTCTGGGGCAAAGGGGCAGGGGcaaaggggcaggggcaggggtcgGGATTGGGGTGGGGCCGTAGTGCGGCAGCCTGGCGGCAGACCCGGACCCCTTCCCCATCTTGCTCCTCCTGTCGGCGTCCTCAGGAGTCGCCAGGGTTGGGTGGagcccaccctcccaatcccccACCTCAATGCATACTTCCCGGTCGAGTCCACCTCGACTCTGAAATATAGTAAGTACTCGGACAGGCGATATAGTCACGTGCCTCAAGTTACAAAGGTATGTGCTCTTGGTACAATGTAAATAAAACAGTGGTGTTTTAGGGGGCGAGTGGAAGACCCCGCCCTCTCATTCTCCCCGGTGAACACCTTTGGGTCCTGCCTGGCCTCCttattagaaagagaaataggGCCATGACCTCCAGACCCCTCaaaccttcctttctttcctcaacCATCTCCCACCGAGGCCTGGAGGTCTGTCCATAGAtgtctccctcctcctggccAGCTCCTGAGACAGGCTGGCCTCCTGGATctaccccatccccatcccaccctggCAGGCTTAGGTGTCCCTGTAGGCCCGACAGGCAGAATCTGCCCCCTCTAATCTGGCAttctgtttgactccaaagtccTTGCTTTTCCCACTGCTCCATAACCCCTAGGACAGGCCAGTCCTTCCAGCCCAGGACCAGAATGTGGGTGGTTTGGAAGAGGAAATGCAGCCACAAAGCTTCCCTCTCTGTTGTGTCTCCCAGGCAACAGCCAGGGGTCTGTCTAAAGCCCACACCAGATCCCCTACCCTGAACCCTCTCCCTTTGCCCTTCATCACATGAATGACCCACCGTcattgccccctcccccacctgttACCTTCCTCCATCCTCTCTGCATGTGGCCCAGTGACACTGACCCTCCTTATCCCTGAAATACACCACCTCCCTTCTCACCCCAGGGCTTTGGCACATCCTGTTCCCTCCATCTGGAAGCTCTTCCCCCAGATCTTGAAAAGGCTCCATCCCTCACTTcctccaggtctctgctcaaatgtcacctcctctgggggCCCTCCCTGACCATCCCCCTCACCCATCACTCTCTGGCCCTTCCTTGTTCCCCCTGTACGTTCTTAATCACTACCTTATGTtatattgtataattattttgtgtatttgctttattttttatttttggctgcactgcacagcttgtgggatcttaccagggatcgaacctgtgccctcaggAGTGacagctcagagtcctaaccactggaccaccagggaattccctaattatTTGTGTATTTGCTTTTTGTCTGCCTTGTCCCGCTAGGACGTCCGCAAATTGAGGATTGCACTTTGCCTTGTTTCCCACCATATCCCCAGTTCCTAGAACAAGACCTAGCATACAGTATGTATTCAATTAATgtatactgaatgaataaatgaacggcAGCCCTGAATGTGGAATTGAAAAATGTTCATATTCACAGCTCTCAATGTCTGGTGCCTATGAAGGAGAGGGAAGTGTGTCTCTCACCTGTAGAAGGGATGAATCTTCCAGAGGGCAACAGGAGCCCAGCCCCATGGAGTGTGttaggggtgaggggagg is part of the Balaenoptera musculus isolate JJ_BM4_2016_0621 chromosome 8, mBalMus1.pri.v3, whole genome shotgun sequence genome and encodes:
- the CORO1B gene encoding coronin-1B, which produces MFRKVVRQSKFRHVFGQPVKNDQCYEDIRVSRVTWDSTFCAVNPKFLAVIVEASGGGAFLVLPLSKTGRIDKAYPTVCGHTGPVLDIDWCPHNDEVIASGSEDCTVMVWQIPENGLVSPLTEPVVALEGHTKRVGIITWHPTARNVLLSAGCDNVVLIWNVGTAEELYRLDSLHPDLIYNISWNRNGSLFCTACKDKSVRIIDPRRGTLVAEREKAHEGARPMRAIFLADGKVFTTGFSRMSERQLALWDPEDFGEPMALQELDSSNGALLPFYDPDTSVVYVCGKGDSSIRYFEITDEPPYIHFLNTFTSREPQRGMGSMPKRGLEVSKCEIARFYKLHERKCEPIVMTVPRKSDLFQDDLYPDTAGPEAALEAEEWVSGRDANPILISLREAYVPSKQRDLKVNRRNVLSDSRPAAAPGSPRPGASTPAAFTSIAAPGGSLAGAGEAGKLEEVMQELRALRALVKEQGERICRLEEQLGRMENGDA
- the LOC118898762 gene encoding protein tyrosine phosphatase receptor type C-associated protein; amino-acid sequence: MDLPCVLGLWALLALPGVLGSGSGAKDSPGSSSSVTVVLLLLLLLLLAAGLALAWRRLSRDSGGYYHPARLGAALWGRTRRLLWASPPGRWLRAELGSPEEDLERQEDEQDAEDDYDLGGGHGERESQEGAQRGEGPSPQQTPEPAEEAYDEDAEGGLGLGSQGPVGSRGSAEALLSDLHAFAGSAAWDDSSRAAGGQGLHVTAL